In Nitrosospira briensis C-128, a genomic segment contains:
- a CDS encoding DUF1826 domain-containing protein: MNDELATIEMIGPNPLRNSREASFAQAMDRLAEPSQKLPQDQISHPYACTTAEPVELIRIFHPLIQVVRWRRQVDPGIEAYLQQRPVNSHLRNGFRIVIPAGEGLELDFLPDLSGRRAMAQDISLIADIYSELLGCDEIAIRLEVSSKAMCPRFHVDRTGIRLICTYRGQGTEWIDDKWVDRSKLGQGSLGLADDASGLFDARTTTESAAPFDVVLLKGSLWQENIRRGAIHRSPSVTTGNGPRILLIMDAIWT; this comes from the coding sequence ATGAATGATGAACTGGCTACCATTGAGATGATCGGTCCGAATCCGCTGCGGAATAGTCGCGAGGCCAGCTTTGCCCAAGCGATGGATAGGCTTGCCGAGCCTTCTCAAAAATTGCCGCAAGATCAAATATCTCATCCATATGCATGCACTACGGCTGAGCCAGTGGAACTGATACGGATTTTTCATCCGCTTATCCAGGTTGTTCGGTGGCGGCGGCAGGTCGATCCTGGTATCGAGGCTTACTTGCAGCAGAGGCCGGTAAATAGCCATTTAAGAAATGGTTTCCGTATCGTTATTCCGGCCGGTGAGGGCCTGGAGCTTGATTTCTTGCCAGACCTTTCGGGCCGGCGAGCAATGGCTCAGGATATTTCGCTCATTGCTGATATTTACTCGGAGCTTCTTGGCTGCGATGAAATCGCCATCCGTCTGGAAGTGTCCAGCAAAGCCATGTGCCCTCGTTTTCACGTGGATCGCACAGGCATCCGTCTCATTTGCACCTATCGTGGACAGGGAACAGAATGGATTGACGACAAGTGGGTGGATCGTAGCAAGCTCGGCCAAGGATCGCTGGGTCTTGCCGATGACGCTTCCGGCCTGTTCGACGCCAGAACGACAACCGAGTCAGCCGCACCATTCGACGTCGTACTCTTGAAGGGCTCGTTATGGCAGGAGAATATTCGAAGAGGTGCAATCCATCGTTCACCCTCCGTCACTACCGGGAACGGGCCGCGTATTCTCCTTATAATGGATGCAATCTGGACTTGA
- a CDS encoding PRC-barrel domain-containing protein — protein MDTPAADSNGAAPDTAQSRLIASGWRVSKLKKATVYNDTNQKIGKIDDFIVTKDGSLTFAVVNLGRFPGRGTYMVAIPTNDFSQIVPKVILPGKTKADLGKLPRFEYKLILGK, from the coding sequence ATGGATACGCCCGCCGCCGATAGCAACGGCGCCGCGCCGGACACGGCCCAATCCCGTCTTATTGCCAGCGGTTGGCGCGTTTCGAAGCTGAAAAAAGCAACTGTCTATAACGACACTAACCAGAAAATTGGAAAAATTGATGACTTTATCGTTACCAAAGACGGGTCTTTGACCTTTGCCGTTGTTAACCTGGGTCGATTTCCGGGCCGTGGCACTTATATGGTCGCGATTCCCACGAATGACTTCTCACAAATCGTCCCTAAGGTCATTCTTCCCGGGAAGACCAAAGCGGATCTGGGAAAGCTGCCCAGATTCGAGTATAAACTCATCCTGGGAAAATAA
- a CDS encoding chaperone modulator CbpM, with product MMDENRGPEIRPGRPPGTQTELNAIVIDEQNALTLSELSRACAVQTGYIIELVDEGLLTPESAEEHEPQRWRFTGIQMRRARVALRLQHDLGVNLAGIALALQLLDEVEMLRTRLNAIDAAMSSDDVNSR from the coding sequence ATGATGGATGAAAACAGAGGGCCGGAGATCCGGCCTGGAAGACCGCCCGGGACGCAAACCGAGCTCAACGCAATCGTTATCGATGAGCAGAACGCCCTGACGCTGTCCGAGCTTAGCCGCGCTTGTGCCGTACAAACCGGCTATATCATCGAACTGGTTGACGAAGGCTTGCTCACCCCAGAATCGGCGGAAGAGCATGAGCCTCAGCGCTGGCGCTTTACGGGCATACAAATGCGCCGCGCCAGAGTGGCGCTGAGGCTGCAGCACGATCTTGGCGTCAACCTTGCCGGCATAGCGCTGGCTCTGCAGTTGCTGGATGAAGTTGAAATGCTGCGAACACGGCTAAATGCCATAGATGCGGCGATGAGCAGCGATGATGTAAATAGCCGGTAA
- a CDS encoding ADP-ribosylglycohydrolase family protein, whose product MAKPAIQDRAAGAIMGAFIGDALGLGPHWYYDLDELHRDYGDWITTYTDPKPGRYHDGLKAGQLSQAGIILRLMLRSLVERGGYDEADFCRRMDEELFPLLDGTPANGPGGYTSQSIRNAWRKRVQQKLPWGQTGGHADTTEAIERTLALAVRYATQPHELATVISNNTRLTQIDDIVLSMTVAYGAVLSLLVQGHELDKNLSGKLMQLVKTGELPFHAVTHSDLQPPRPGDPDPPLAGRFASPDALLTPSYVAAAAADPGIQIEPPWKVSLVYGMPCAIYHQLPAAYYLAARFPQDFESAVLHAVNGGGQNQARAILTGALAGAQAGLSGIPQRFVDGLEEGETLRQLAVDLATQVGKPPAGESKIQ is encoded by the coding sequence ATGGCCAAACCCGCCATTCAAGACCGTGCTGCCGGCGCCATCATGGGCGCCTTTATCGGAGACGCCCTGGGCCTCGGCCCCCACTGGTACTATGACCTGGATGAACTTCACCGCGACTATGGTGACTGGATCACAACTTATACCGATCCCAAACCGGGCCGTTACCATGACGGCCTCAAGGCAGGCCAGTTGTCGCAGGCAGGCATCATTCTCAGGCTCATGCTCCGTTCGCTCGTCGAGCGAGGCGGCTATGACGAAGCGGATTTCTGCAGGCGCATGGATGAAGAGCTGTTTCCGTTGCTTGATGGCACTCCAGCGAACGGACCTGGCGGATATACAAGCCAATCCATCCGCAACGCCTGGCGCAAGCGCGTCCAGCAGAAACTGCCCTGGGGGCAAACGGGTGGCCATGCCGATACTACAGAAGCTATCGAACGCACGCTCGCCTTGGCGGTTCGCTATGCGACTCAGCCGCACGAGTTGGCGACAGTTATTTCCAATAATACCCGCCTTACCCAAATCGACGATATCGTGCTTTCGATGACCGTTGCTTACGGGGCGGTACTGAGCCTCCTGGTGCAAGGGCACGAGCTCGACAAAAACCTGTCTGGCAAGCTGATGCAATTGGTGAAGACGGGCGAACTGCCTTTTCATGCAGTAACGCATTCAGATCTGCAACCGCCGCGCCCCGGCGACCCCGACCCGCCTCTCGCCGGGCGGTTCGCATCACCTGACGCCCTGCTGACACCTTCGTATGTTGCCGCCGCCGCCGCGGACCCGGGAATACAGATAGAGCCACCCTGGAAGGTATCCCTCGTATACGGCATGCCTTGCGCCATCTATCACCAGCTTCCCGCGGCCTACTACCTGGCTGCCCGCTTCCCTCAGGACTTCGAATCGGCTGTGCTGCACGCCGTGAATGGCGGAGGGCAAAACCAGGCGCGTGCCATTTTGACTGGCGCGCTAGCCGGAGCCCAAGCCGGACTGTCAGGTATTCCCCAGCGCTTCGTCGACGGACTGGAAGAAGGCGAAACGCTCAGGCAGCTTGCAGTGGATTTGGCCACTCAGGTAGGCAAACCGCCCGCTGGGGAGAGTAAAATCCAGTAG
- a CDS encoding PRC-barrel domain-containing protein, with translation MNLKRIQKIIIAAICSFSLIGVAAAQKDMTSAPGTNTTGEDMMSAPGTTAAPGAITTAPGTNTPAEGYNSALAPTAAESGLIATGWRVSKLNKATVYNDANEKVGKIDDFIVTKDGSLTFAVVNLGRFLGYGNYLVAIPIHKFSQIVPKAILPGKTKADLEKLPRFEYKLILGK, from the coding sequence ATGAACCTGAAGCGTATCCAAAAAATAATTATTGCGGCAATCTGTAGCTTTTCCTTGATCGGCGTAGCAGCAGCCCAGAAGGATATGACGAGCGCTCCCGGAACGAATACAACCGGCGAGGATATGATGAGCGCTCCAGGAACCACTGCTGCCCCCGGCGCCATTACCACTGCTCCCGGAACGAATACGCCCGCCGAGGGTTACAACAGTGCTCTCGCACCCACTGCGGCTGAGTCTGGTCTCATTGCCACTGGCTGGCGCGTATCGAAACTTAATAAAGCAACGGTATATAACGACGCCAATGAGAAAGTTGGCAAAATTGATGATTTTATCGTTACCAAAGATGGATCCTTAACTTTTGCCGTTGTTAACCTGGGCCGATTCCTGGGGTATGGAAATTATCTGGTTGCTATTCCCATACATAAATTCTCTCAAATCGTCCCCAAGGCAATTCTTCCTGGGAAGACCAAAGCCGATCTGGAAAAGCTGCCCAGATTCGAATATAAGCTCATCCTCGGTAAATAA
- a CDS encoding endonuclease/exonuclease/phosphatase family protein: MHLTLVTYNIHACVGTDGRFEPARIADVLLELDADVVALQEVDHHHVDGYDLLDYLAAKTGLTAIAGPTLLRESRHYGNAILTKLPILTVNRVDLTLPGREPRGALDVTLDGKERHVQVVATHLGLKPWERRQQVRQLLKLFDIGSKDIYVLLGDLNEWFLWGRPLRWLHGHFLSTPHVATYPSRQPFMALDRLWVHPRRRLAKLEVHASSLARIASDHLPLKGTIEI; the protein is encoded by the coding sequence ATGCACCTTACGCTGGTTACATACAATATACATGCGTGTGTCGGCACAGATGGCCGCTTCGAACCCGCACGCATCGCAGACGTGCTTCTTGAGCTGGACGCGGATGTCGTGGCGCTGCAGGAAGTGGATCACCATCATGTCGACGGTTATGACCTGCTGGATTACCTGGCTGCGAAAACCGGCTTGACCGCCATTGCCGGCCCTACCCTGCTGCGCGAATCCCGGCATTATGGAAATGCCATATTGACAAAGCTTCCCATTTTGACAGTCAACCGCGTCGACCTGACTCTTCCCGGCCGGGAACCGCGCGGGGCGCTTGATGTGACCCTCGACGGTAAAGAACGGCATGTGCAGGTGGTCGCGACCCATCTCGGACTCAAGCCCTGGGAAAGGCGCCAGCAGGTTCGTCAGCTGCTCAAGCTGTTCGACATCGGCTCCAAGGATATTTATGTGCTGCTGGGCGATTTAAACGAATGGTTTCTCTGGGGACGTCCCCTGCGCTGGCTGCATGGCCACTTCCTATCCACGCCCCACGTCGCGACCTACCCTTCGCGCCAGCCCTTCATGGCCCTCGATCGGCTTTGGGTGCATCCGCGTCGCCGCCTCGCAAAATTGGAGGTCCACGCCAGCAGCCTTGCACGGATTGCGTCCGACCACCTTCCCTTGAAAGGTACCATTGAAATCTAG
- the dksA gene encoding RNA polymerase-binding protein DksA: MKTKHSSSVERAIHQVPSGEYMCAAQLEFFRFRLEDDRRMLLDNAQGTLEQMQAIVSESDSNDRASTEEKFSLEFRVRDRERKLLKKIEDALLSIEDGTYGWCVETGEPIGIARLLARPTASLCIEAQERHERYERNYRI, translated from the coding sequence ATGAAAACTAAGCACTCCTCTTCCGTGGAGCGCGCTATTCACCAGGTCCCGTCCGGGGAATACATGTGCGCGGCGCAATTGGAATTCTTTCGTTTCCGCCTGGAAGATGACCGGCGCATGTTGCTGGATAATGCCCAAGGCACGCTCGAGCAGATGCAGGCTATTGTTTCGGAGTCGGATTCAAACGACCGGGCAAGTACGGAGGAGAAATTTTCCCTTGAGTTCCGAGTGAGGGACCGCGAGCGTAAATTGCTCAAGAAAATCGAGGATGCCCTTCTGAGTATCGAGGATGGGACGTATGGCTGGTGCGTGGAAACTGGGGAGCCTATCGGCATCGCGCGCCTTTTGGCGAGGCCGACGGCGTCGCTCTGCATTGAAGCACAAGAGCGTCACGAACGTTACGAGCGAAATTATCGAATCTAG
- a CDS encoding DUF4142 domain-containing protein, with translation MAHVVVSANDVTVEAGRLAGLKSSNEKVKAFAHQVAREHSHVNKAVAELATRLEWTPRDSPISQELKVDGENHLAGLNVASADFL, from the coding sequence ATCGCTCACGTCGTGGTTAGCGCCAATGATGTGACTGTCGAGGCCGGCAGGTTGGCAGGGCTTAAATCGTCCAACGAGAAAGTCAAGGCGTTCGCTCATCAAGTTGCACGTGAGCACTCGCATGTGAATAAGGCGGTCGCTGAGCTGGCAACCAGGCTTGAATGGACACCCCGAGACAGCCCGATCAGCCAGGAGCTGAAGGTTGATGGTGAAAATCACCTTGCCGGGCTGAACGTTGCATCTGCCGATTTCCTTTAA
- a CDS encoding type II toxin -antitoxin system TacA 1-like antitoxin has translation MARVSRSVQEKLQAAADLQGATLNRFIVLAR, from the coding sequence ATGGCCAGAGTTTCTCGATCGGTACAGGAGAAACTGCAAGCAGCAGCGGATTTACAGGGCGCGACATTGAACCGATTTATTGTTCTCGCGCGCTAG
- a CDS encoding GTP-binding protein, translating to MKTMEKRLPVTVLSGFLGAGKTTLLNHVLANREGLRVAVIVNDMSEVNIDASLIERGAQNADAALSRTEEKLVEMSNGCICCTLREDLLTEVRKLCAEGRFDYLLIESTGIGEPMPVAATFDFRDEDGNSLNDIARIDTMVTVVDGVNLLRDFSSEDLLAQRGEVAGDEDNRSLAGLLTEQIEFADVIVISKIDKVTPGQLSEVMGVIKALNPEAEITYARHGDVPLNEILGTGRFDLDRASKMAGWFKELAGEHTPETEEFGIASFVLRLHAPLHPQRFAAFIERPLPGILRAKGYVWLASRPEWAISYSRCGNIANVEPVGRWWAAVPKERWPAEGSEERASIEQNWRQPYGDRINEVVFIGRDMDRDLIKKAFSECQLRSYEIRKGLGYWQKLPDPFPEWVAAAALAEEAAEHI from the coding sequence ATGAAAACTATGGAAAAACGTTTGCCGGTGACGGTACTCTCGGGATTTCTCGGCGCAGGCAAGACGACCTTGCTTAATCACGTTCTGGCCAATCGCGAGGGATTGCGCGTAGCGGTAATTGTGAACGACATGAGCGAAGTGAATATCGATGCGTCGCTCATCGAAAGAGGCGCCCAAAACGCAGATGCCGCTTTATCGCGCACTGAAGAAAAATTGGTGGAAATGAGCAACGGCTGTATCTGTTGCACGTTGCGCGAGGATTTGCTTACAGAAGTACGCAAGCTCTGCGCCGAGGGTCGTTTCGATTATCTCCTGATCGAGTCGACCGGAATCGGCGAACCGATGCCTGTAGCAGCAACATTTGATTTCCGGGATGAGGATGGCAATTCGCTCAACGATATCGCCCGGATAGACACTATGGTCACTGTGGTCGATGGCGTGAACCTTTTGCGGGATTTCTCCAGCGAAGACCTGCTGGCCCAGCGCGGCGAAGTGGCGGGTGATGAAGACAACCGGTCTCTGGCTGGCCTATTGACGGAGCAGATCGAATTCGCGGACGTAATCGTGATAAGCAAGATAGATAAGGTAACACCGGGCCAACTCAGTGAAGTCATGGGTGTGATCAAGGCCTTGAATCCGGAAGCGGAAATAACGTACGCCAGGCATGGCGATGTTCCGTTGAACGAAATCCTCGGTACAGGCCGGTTCGACCTGGATCGTGCCAGTAAGATGGCGGGTTGGTTTAAAGAGCTTGCCGGAGAACATACGCCGGAAACAGAGGAATTCGGCATTGCCAGTTTCGTCTTGCGCTTGCATGCACCATTGCATCCCCAACGTTTTGCAGCCTTTATCGAGCGCCCCCTACCGGGGATCCTGAGGGCTAAAGGTTATGTGTGGCTGGCAAGCCGTCCCGAATGGGCAATCTCCTATTCGCGCTGTGGCAACATCGCCAATGTGGAGCCAGTGGGGCGTTGGTGGGCGGCGGTGCCAAAAGAGCGCTGGCCAGCGGAAGGAAGCGAAGAGCGTGCATCGATAGAGCAGAACTGGCGACAACCATACGGAGACAGAATCAATGAAGTCGTCTTCATTGGTCGCGATATGGATCGGGATTTGATAAAAAAAGCTTTTTCCGAATGCCAGCTTCGGTCTTATGAAATCCGCAAGGGCCTGGGCTACTGGCAGAAGCTGCCAGACCCGTTTCCCGAGTGGGTTGCGGCGGCAGCGCTCGCGGAAGAGGCAGCGGAACACATATGA
- a CDS encoding FAD-dependent oxidoreductase has protein sequence MTLPDGKELYFDVIYPMLRESPRSLLAIQLGARCNKEGKLIVDRHQRTTVPALYAVGDVIDELNQIRLTTGMPRLRPRTVITGWTGLAPDEDCRGGKRGADRPHKTQKWTSPSYYRTAGQISVSFSCCPF, from the coding sequence ATTACTCTCCCGGATGGAAAAGAACTTTACTTCGACGTCATCTATCCCATGCTGCGTGAAAGTCCGAGATCGTTGTTGGCCATCCAATTAGGCGCCAGATGCAATAAAGAAGGGAAACTCATTGTCGATCGTCATCAGCGCACGACGGTTCCTGCTTTATACGCCGTGGGAGATGTGATTGACGAATTGAACCAGATCAGGTTGACCACGGGCATGCCGCGCTTGCGGCCACGGACAGTCATAACAGGTTGGACTGGTCTCGCACCCGATGAAGACTGTCGCGGAGGAAAGCGCGGCGCGGACAGACCTCACAAAACTCAAAAATGGACAAGCCCGAGCTATTACCGAACGGCCGGCCAGATCAGTGTAAGCTTCTCATGCTGCCCCTTCTGA
- a CDS encoding SRPBCC family protein gives MLKKIVTIAAVTAGGLMLSKKIRKSLDSENTSTMEDSIEVNLPINTVYNQWTQFGDFPRFMKGVCEVRQIDDTHLHWRAKIGGKETQWDAEITEQVPETRIAWRSTSGAKNEGVVKFYKISDSITRIVLQMDYGPKGIIEEIGDALGLVKMRTSGDLKRFKEFLENRGKETGEWRDSAAQH, from the coding sequence ATGTTAAAAAAAATTGTAACGATCGCTGCGGTTACTGCGGGAGGACTCATGCTGTCAAAAAAAATCAGAAAATCTCTCGATTCTGAAAACACGTCGACAATGGAAGATTCGATCGAGGTAAATTTGCCGATAAACACGGTATACAACCAATGGACACAGTTCGGGGATTTTCCCCGCTTCATGAAAGGAGTATGCGAAGTACGGCAAATCGATGACACGCATTTGCACTGGCGCGCAAAAATCGGCGGTAAAGAAACGCAATGGGATGCTGAGATCACGGAGCAGGTGCCGGAAACGCGGATTGCCTGGCGTAGCACGAGCGGCGCTAAAAACGAGGGTGTCGTCAAATTCTACAAAATATCCGATTCGATAACCCGGATCGTGCTGCAAATGGATTACGGCCCCAAGGGTATTATTGAAGAGATTGGCGATGCGTTGGGACTGGTAAAGATGCGAACGAGCGGAGATCTCAAGCGTTTCAAGGAATTCCTCGAAAATCGCGGGAAAGAAACGGGAGAGTGGCGCGACTCGGCCGCCCAACATTAG
- a CDS encoding all3515 family Zur-repressed PEP-CTERM protein, whose protein sequence is MRSNVLYAGLAGWAIMMASFNVSASSRHDEGIGFYIGYDRLATIASGTYAGLPNPNADRLTLLLDHGEHFHGIGAYSYSGQASAPNVLPTNANNRVPEISSLESPLPLEMGSGLYDGTLRSAVGSSEYSHLGIASIQSLSGHASGSMEDILFQSSSNRWSGPLNNVELGLRLVESTEGLHVGTEATKDIYGTGDVFNLGMSNNFEFKPIYWVDASAPGGIYSATFELLNTETGSSIKDSGTFHLDFAVSPIPEPSTYAMLLAGLFFVTWTAHRHARQERENLISVPNQTTT, encoded by the coding sequence ATGCGTTCCAACGTGCTATATGCCGGCTTGGCTGGCTGGGCGATTATGATGGCTTCCTTCAATGTTTCGGCATCATCACGGCATGATGAAGGTATCGGCTTCTACATCGGTTACGATCGGCTGGCGACTATTGCTTCAGGCACTTATGCCGGGTTGCCTAACCCCAACGCGGACCGCCTCACTCTATTGCTCGATCACGGCGAGCATTTTCACGGTATTGGCGCCTACAGCTACAGCGGGCAGGCATCTGCCCCTAATGTACTGCCTACCAATGCGAACAATCGTGTTCCGGAAATTTCCTCCCTCGAAAGTCCCTTGCCACTTGAAATGGGCAGCGGACTCTACGATGGAACATTGCGCAGCGCCGTAGGCAGTTCGGAATACAGCCATCTCGGCATTGCGTCGATCCAATCTCTCTCGGGCCACGCTTCGGGAAGCATGGAGGACATCCTGTTTCAGAGCAGCAGTAATCGCTGGTCGGGACCGCTGAACAATGTGGAGCTTGGCCTCAGGCTTGTTGAGAGCACGGAGGGGTTGCATGTAGGGACCGAAGCGACAAAGGATATCTATGGCACCGGTGATGTATTCAACCTGGGCATGAGTAATAACTTCGAGTTCAAGCCGATCTACTGGGTCGACGCATCCGCTCCTGGCGGCATCTATTCTGCGACTTTTGAGCTGCTGAATACGGAAACAGGCTCGTCCATTAAGGATTCGGGTACTTTCCATCTGGATTTTGCTGTTTCGCCGATTCCGGAACCAAGCACCTACGCCATGCTTCTCGCAGGCCTGTTCTTTGTGACTTGGACGGCGCACAGGCACGCCCGACAAGAACGAGAAAATCTTATTAGCGTGCCAAACCAGACGACGACGTGA
- a CDS encoding DnaJ C-terminal domain-containing protein, with product MEYKDYYKIMGVARDASQDDLKRAYRKLARKYHPDVSKEPQAEARFKELGEAYEVLKDPEKRVAYDQLGTNWKANQEFRPPPGWNAGFEFSQQGFTGGDASQFSDFFESLFGRGFHSQGNRSGSTPGAGRSPSYHAPGEDHYAKVMIDLEDSYTGATHTISLQVPEVDGQGYVSTREHKLNVVIPSGIRPKQYIRLAGQGAPGQGQGKRGDLYLEIEFRPHPYYRVENNDVYLDLPVAPWETALGATVKVPTPGGTIELKIPADSTTGSKLRLKGRGIPGKTPGDFYVVLRIVSPPATDEAAKSLYRDMAEQFKSFNPRAKLGVAP from the coding sequence ATGGAATACAAGGATTATTATAAAATAATGGGTGTCGCACGCGATGCTTCGCAGGACGACCTCAAGCGTGCGTACAGGAAGCTGGCGCGCAAGTATCATCCGGATGTAAGCAAGGAACCCCAGGCTGAAGCCCGCTTCAAAGAGCTGGGCGAAGCCTATGAAGTTCTCAAGGACCCTGAAAAGCGGGTTGCATACGACCAGCTCGGCACAAACTGGAAAGCAAATCAGGAGTTCCGCCCGCCGCCGGGCTGGAATGCTGGTTTCGAATTTTCGCAGCAGGGATTTACCGGGGGGGACGCTTCGCAGTTCAGCGACTTTTTTGAATCATTGTTCGGCCGGGGCTTTCACTCACAGGGCAACCGGTCTGGCAGCACGCCGGGCGCTGGCCGAAGCCCCTCCTATCACGCTCCGGGTGAGGATCACTATGCGAAAGTAATGATCGACCTGGAAGATTCCTACACGGGCGCCACCCACACCATCTCGTTGCAAGTGCCCGAAGTCGATGGCCAGGGATATGTATCGACGCGCGAACACAAGCTCAACGTCGTCATTCCGAGCGGTATTCGACCCAAGCAGTATATTCGCCTTGCAGGACAGGGCGCGCCGGGCCAGGGACAGGGCAAACGCGGGGATCTGTATCTTGAAATTGAATTTCGCCCGCACCCCTACTATCGGGTGGAGAACAACGACGTCTATCTCGATCTGCCGGTGGCGCCATGGGAAACTGCCTTGGGCGCCACCGTGAAAGTGCCTACACCCGGCGGAACAATTGAGCTCAAGATTCCTGCGGATTCCACCACAGGGAGCAAGTTGCGGTTGAAGGGACGCGGCATCCCCGGCAAGACGCCGGGAGATTTCTATGTCGTACTGCGTATCGTGTCTCCGCCAGCGACCGATGAAGCGGCCAAGTCACTCTACCGGGACATGGCCGAGCAGTTCAAGTCTTTCAATCCCCGGGCCAAACTTGGAGTGGCGCCATGA
- a CDS encoding Fur family transcriptional regulator, with protein MERNTRQRNAILGVITEAGRPLSTQEILVEGQVAVPSLSIATVYRTLKDLITEGWIVPVKLPGEADRYELTKLGKHYHFKCSSCSKVFDIHERIKNNNLPAPADFIVESYDLILYGRCSECVPKPGGTGPGTAKHLI; from the coding sequence GTGGAGCGTAATACCCGGCAGCGCAACGCTATTCTCGGCGTGATTACAGAAGCCGGGAGACCACTTTCGACACAGGAAATCCTAGTGGAGGGGCAGGTCGCCGTGCCATCGCTGAGTATCGCGACGGTTTACCGGACGCTGAAGGATCTGATCACTGAAGGCTGGATCGTGCCGGTAAAACTTCCCGGCGAGGCGGATCGCTACGAACTTACAAAGCTAGGGAAGCATTACCACTTCAAGTGCAGCTCATGCAGCAAGGTTTTTGATATCCATGAGAGGATCAAGAATAACAATCTTCCGGCGCCCGCCGATTTCATCGTCGAGAGTTATGATCTTATTCTTTATGGTCGCTGTAGCGAGTGCGTTCCGAAACCTGGAGGTACAGGGCCAGGGACAGCAAAACACCTGATTTAA